A window of the Paraburkholderia sp. ZP32-5 genome harbors these coding sequences:
- a CDS encoding DUF4148 domain-containing protein, translating to MKRNLLAGLALSLLVSAPAFAQGGGGIGRAGTYDTQPAPTASTKTRAEVKAELVAAYRDGSLPALNRTSYPDKGLIGQTQAARIALQEGNDNDVTRVAKGQ from the coding sequence ATGAAACGCAATCTGCTCGCAGGCCTCGCCCTCTCGCTGCTCGTCAGTGCTCCCGCATTCGCGCAAGGCGGCGGCGGTATTGGCCGCGCCGGCACGTATGACACGCAACCAGCGCCGACAGCGAGCACGAAAACGCGCGCCGAAGTCAAAGCGGAACTGGTCGCCGCGTATCGCGACGGCTCGTTGCCCGCGCTCAATCGCACGTCGTATCCGGACAAAGGCCTGATCGGGCAAACGCAAGCCGCCCGCATCGCGCTGCAAGAAGGCAACGATAACGACGTGACGCGCGTCGCCAAGGGCCAATAA
- a CDS encoding aldo/keto reductase, with the protein MDYVKLGRTGLDVSRICLGCMSYGVPSRGTHPWSLDDEAARPFIKQALDHGINFFDTANVYSDGTSEEIVGRALKDFAKRDEIVLATKVNSRMRPGPNGAGLSRKAIMAEIDHSLRRLGTDYVDLYQIHRWDYGTPIEETMEALHDVVKAGKARYIGASSMYAWQFAKALHVAESNGWTRFVTMQNYVNLLYREEEREMLPLCESEGIGVIPWSPLARGRLTRDWDTESARSETDAFGRTLYAQTQDADRRIVERVSEIAKERGVPRAQVALAWVLQKQPITAPIVGATKLHHLDDAVAALSLKLTEDEIRRLEELYVPHAVSGFQ; encoded by the coding sequence ATGGATTATGTGAAACTCGGCCGCACCGGTCTGGATGTCTCGCGGATTTGTCTCGGTTGCATGAGCTATGGTGTGCCGTCGCGCGGCACGCACCCCTGGTCGCTCGACGACGAAGCCGCGCGCCCGTTCATCAAGCAGGCGCTCGATCACGGCATCAATTTCTTCGATACTGCGAACGTCTATTCGGACGGCACCAGCGAGGAAATCGTCGGCCGCGCGCTCAAGGATTTTGCCAAGCGCGATGAAATCGTGCTGGCCACCAAGGTCAATAGCCGCATGCGTCCGGGCCCGAACGGCGCGGGCCTGTCGCGCAAGGCGATCATGGCGGAAATCGATCACAGCCTGCGGCGTCTCGGCACGGACTACGTGGATCTGTACCAGATCCATCGCTGGGACTACGGCACGCCGATCGAAGAAACCATGGAAGCGCTGCACGATGTCGTGAAGGCTGGCAAGGCGCGTTATATCGGCGCATCGTCGATGTACGCATGGCAGTTCGCAAAGGCGCTGCACGTGGCCGAAAGCAACGGCTGGACGCGTTTCGTGACGATGCAGAACTATGTGAATCTGCTGTATCGCGAGGAAGAGCGCGAAATGCTGCCGCTGTGCGAAAGCGAAGGCATCGGCGTGATTCCGTGGAGTCCGCTTGCGCGCGGCCGTTTGACGCGCGACTGGGACACCGAAAGCGCGCGCTCGGAAACCGACGCATTCGGCCGCACGCTTTACGCGCAGACTCAGGACGCGGACCGGCGCATCGTCGAACGCGTCAGCGAGATTGCGAAGGAACGCGGCGTGCCGCGCGCACAGGTCGCGCTAGCGTGGGTGTTGCAGAAGCAGCCGATTACCGCGCCGATCGTCGGTGCGACCAAGCTGCATCACCTCGACGATGCGGTTGCGGCGCTGTCGCTGAAGCTGA